The Primulina eburnea isolate SZY01 chromosome 6, ASM2296580v1, whole genome shotgun sequence genome contains a region encoding:
- the LOC140833756 gene encoding uncharacterized protein isoform X2 — protein sequence MVETRRSSSSKRHLSLSSPPSSLPVGKRPKLSEASSLSKDDSVSAEEAVGPAAAGNEFARNDGGSDELAEGGCLEKLEAVGAEKPPEVVVESNSLIDVEKVNSIVPVENGRNKSKMKYNAGVAWGKLISQCSQNPHVVMQRPTFTVGQGNQFDLRVRDAEVNKSWCCLKQIETEGGISLTLLEITGKSGSVKVNGKNYSKDSTIYLNGGDEVVFSSTGEHSYIFQQLSNDTSSAISLLPSASMLESHGKPIKGLQTEARSGDPSAVAVASTLASLSNFREELSLVPPLHNSEGVQQDYESPTLPFSCGVSENRLEDTVMKEDNCLEDTVMKDTSDREYGPLLSVREKKSVPSPDVVNGSLNRDTRSGEIDIENNDFRPIMQVLAGSTVSKYDISSSISKILDEHRKFVDRQKGAHPPISVSSRRQAFKDGLQQGLLDCKNCGISFENFPYYLSEATKNALIGSAYVHLKCSEFAKFAADLPTVCPRILLSGPAGSEIYQETLIKALAQYFGAKLLVVDSFILPGVPTTGVTDCIKESSKPERARVYARRTSLRLKKPASSVERDNTGGSIISSQTPPKQAAYTAPSKNHVFKKGDRVKYVGSLLSRSSVRGPIYGYRGKVVLPSNGSTSKIGVRFDKTIPDGTNLGGLCEEDHGYLCSAYLLCLDSSIEDFDKFAINELFEVASLESKSSPLILFVKDIEKSVVGSSAAYALLKTKLENLPENLVVIASHTQTDNRKENSHPGGLLFTKFGSNQTALLDFTFPDNFGRLNDRSKETPKTAKQLNRLFPNKVTIQIPQDETVLSDWKMQLDRDIETMKSHISYGLSVLLGLPNEDKSLKKSLKDVVTENEFEKRILSEVIPPGDIGVTFDDIGALENVKEILKELVMLPLQRPELFSKGQLTKPCKGILLFGPPGTGKTMLAKAVATEAGANFINISMSSITSKWFGEAEKYVKAVFTLASKISPSVIFVDEVDSMLGRRENSGEHEAMRKMKNEFMVNWDGLRTKDKERVLVLAATNRPFDLDEAVIRRLPRRLMVNLPDSRNREKILKVILAKEELDPKFDIEAVAKMTEGYSGSDLKNLCVMTAHRPIREILEKEKKEQALAQAENRPLPALRSSSDIRPLSMDDFKVAHDQVHASVSSESQNMIELLQWNDQYGEGGSRKKQSLSYFM from the exons ATGGTGGAAACGAGGCGGAGCTCTTCTTCTAAGCGCCATCTTTCACTTTCTTCTCCACCATCTTCTTTGCCTGTCGGGAAACGACCCaag TTGTCCGAGGCGTCTTCTTTATCTAAGGATGATTCGGTGTCTGCGGAGGAAGCGGTGGGTCCGGCGGCGGCGGGAAATGAATTTGCTAGAAATGATGGTGGATCGGATGAGCTTGCCGAAGGTGGCTGCCTAGAGAAATTAGAAGCTGTGGGGGCGGAGAAACCTCCGGAAGTGGTTGTTGAAA GTAATTCTTTGATTGATGTGGAGAAAGTAAATTCCATTGTGCCGGTAGAGAATGGGAGGAATAAAagtaaaatgaaatataatgcTGGAGTTGCATGGGGAAAACTTATTTCACAGTGCTCGCAG AATCCGCATGTTGTTATGCAGAGGCCTACTTTCACTGTTGGCCAAGGTAATCAATTTGACTTGCGGGTGCGTGATGCAGAAGTTAATAAATCCTGGTGTTGTCTGAAACAAATTGAGACAGag GGAGGGATATCACTTACTTTACTTGAAATTACTGGAAAGAGTGGTTCTGTCAAAGTCAACGGAAAAAATTATTCTAAGGATTCCACCATTTACCTCAATGGTGGTGATGAGGTGGTTTTTAGCTCGACTGGGGAGCATTCTTAT ATTTTTCAGCAACTTTCCAATGACACTAGTTCTGCTATTAGTCTGCTGCCTTCAGCAAGCATGCTAGAATCCCATGGCAAGCCAATAAAAGGATTACAAACCGAGGCAAGATCAGGAGATCCTTCTGCTGTGGCTGTTGCATCAACACTTGCATCACTGTCTAATTTTCGGGAAGAGCTTTCTCTTGTTCCTCCATTACATAACAGCGAAGGTGTACAACAAGATTATGAATCGCCAACATTGCCTTTTTCTTGTGGGGTGTCAGAGAATCGTTTGGAGGATACCGTAATGAAGGAGGATAATTGTTTAGAGGATACCGTAATGAAGGACACTTCTGACCGAGAATATGGTCCATTGCTATCAGTTCGTGAGAAGAAAAGTGTTCCATCTCCTGATGTTGTCAATGGAAGTTTAAATCGTGACACACGGAGTGGGGAGATTGATATTGAAAACAATGACTTTAGACCAATTATGCAGGTTCTCGCTGGTTCGACAGTTTCTAAGTATGACATAAGTAGCAGCATATCTAAAATCCTCGATGAGCATAGGAAATTTGTAGATCGACAGAAGGGTGCTCACCCTCCTATTTCAGTATCATCAAGGCGCCAAGCATTTAAAGATGGCTTACAACAAGGACTGCTTGATTGCAAAAATTGTGGCATTTCATTTGAAAACTTTCCATATTACCTAAG TGAAGCCACGAAGAATGCCCTCATTGGATCGGCATACGTACATTTGAAGTGTAGCGAATTTGCAAAATTTGCTGCAGATCTTCCGACAGTGTGTCCAAGAATTTTATTATCTGGTCCTGCAG GTTCTGAAATATATCAGGAAACCTTGATTAAGGCACTTGCTCAATATTTTGGTGCGAAGCTCCTAGTAGTTGATTCATTTATCCTGCCTGGG GTACCAACTACAGGGGTGACTGATTGTATAAAGGAAAGTTCAAAGCCTGAGAGAGCACGTGTATATGCTAGACGGACATCACTACGGCTAAAGAAACCAGCATCAAGTGTAGAGAGAGATAATACTGGTGGTTCTATCATAAGCTCCCAGACTCCACCTAAGCAAGCAGCATATACGGCTCCATCGAAAAACCATGTTTTCAAGAAAG GTGATCGGGTGAAATATGTGGGTTCGTTATTGTCAAGGTCTTCAGTGAG GGGTCCAATTTATGGTTACAGAGGCAAGGTTGTACTCCCCTCTAACGGAAGTACTTCAAAAATTGGGGTTCGATTCGATAAAACAATCCCAGATGGTACTAATCTTGGGGGTCTTTGTGAAGAAGATCACGGTTATCTTTGTTCCG CCTACCTATTATGCCTTGATAGCTCCATTGAGGATTTTGATAAGTTTGCCATAAATGAACTCTTCGAG GTCGCTTCTCTGGAAAGTAAAAGTTCTCCATTAATTTTGTTTGTAAAAGACATTGAAAAGTCTGTGGTGGGAAGTTCTGCAGCCTATGCATTGCTCAAAACTAAACTCGAAAATTTACCGGAAAATCTCGTGGTAATAGCTTCTCATACTCAGACAGACAACAGAAAGGAGAAT TCCCATCCTGGTGGATTGCTATTCACAAAATTTGGAAGCAACCAAACTGCGTTGCTCGACTTTACCTTTCCG gaTAATTTTGGTAGACTGAACGATAGAAGTAAAGAAACTCCAAAAACAGCGAAGCAGCTCAACCGTCTTTTCCCTAACAAAGTGACCATACAGATTCCTCAG GATGAAACAGTACTATCGGACTGGAAAATGCAGTTGGATCGAGACATTGAAACAATGAAATCACA TATCAGTTATGGGCTCAGCGTTCTGCTGGGTCTTCCAAATGAAGACAAGAGTTTGAAAAAATCTCTTAAG GATGTGGTTACTGAAAATGAATTTGAGAAGAGAATCCTCAGTGAAGTTATCCCACCTGGTGATATTGGTGTTACTTTTGATGACATCGGGGCGTTAGAAAATGTGAAAGAGATTTTGAAGGAATTGGTGATGTTGCCACTTCAAAGGCCAGAATTGTTCAGCAAAGGACAGTTGACAAAA CCATGCAAGGGAATATTGCTATTTGGACCACCTGGCACTGGTAAAACAATGCTAGCAAAAGCTGTTGCAACTGAAGCTGGTGCAAACTTCATCAACATATCAATGTCAAGCATCACGTCAAAA TGGTTTGGTGAAGCAGAGAAATATGTGAAAGCAGTCTTCACGTTAGCTAGCAAAATTTCCCCTAGCGTTATTTTTGTGGATGAG GTTGACAGCATGCTAGGCAGACGTGAAAATTCTGGAGAGCATGAAGCAATGCGCAAGATGAAGAACGAATTTATGGTGAACTGGGATGGTTTACGCACGAAGGACAAGGAACGAGTATTAGTGCTTGCCGCCACAAATAGACCTTTCGATCTTGACGAGGCTGTAATTAGGAGGCTCCCTCGGAG GCTGATGGTCAACTTGCCAGACTCTAGGAAccgagaaaaaattttaaaggtGATATTAGCCAAGGAAGAGTTGGATCCAAAATTTGATATCGAAGCAGTTGCTAAAATGACAGAAGGGTATTCGGGAAGTGATTTAAAG AATCTGTGTGTAATGACTGCACATCGCCCCATTAGAGAAATTTTGGAGAAGGAGAAGAAG GAGCAAGCCTTGGCTCAAGCAGAGAACAGGCCATTGCCAGCATTGCGTAGCAGCTCGGATATCCGTCCTCTGAGTATGGATGATTTTAAAGTTGCACATGATCAG GTACATGCAAGCGTTTCGTCTGAGTCA
- the LOC140833756 gene encoding uncharacterized protein isoform X1, protein MVETRRSSSSKRHLSLSSPPSSLPVGKRPKLSEASSLSKDDSVSAEEAVGPAAAGNEFARNDGGSDELAEGGCLEKLEAVGAEKPPEVVVESNSLIDVEKVNSIVPVENGRNKSKMKYNAGVAWGKLISQCSQNPHVVMQRPTFTVGQGNQFDLRVRDAEVNKSWCCLKQIETEGGISLTLLEITGKSGSVKVNGKNYSKDSTIYLNGGDEVVFSSTGEHSYIFQQLSNDTSSAISLLPSASMLESHGKPIKGLQTEARSGDPSAVAVASTLASLSNFREELSLVPPLHNSEGVQQDYESPTLPFSCGVSENRLEDTVMKEDNCLEDTVMKDTSDREYGPLLSVREKKSVPSPDVVNGSLNRDTRSGEIDIENNDFRPIMQVLAGSTVSKYDISSSISKILDEHRKFVDRQKGAHPPISVSSRRQAFKDGLQQGLLDCKNCGISFENFPYYLSEATKNALIGSAYVHLKCSEFAKFAADLPTVCPRILLSGPAGSEIYQETLIKALAQYFGAKLLVVDSFILPGVPTTGVTDCIKESSKPERARVYARRTSLRLKKPASSVERDNTGGSIISSQTPPKQAAYTAPSKNHVFKKGDRVKYVGSLLSRSSVRGPIYGYRGKVVLPSNGSTSKIGVRFDKTIPDGTNLGGLCEEDHGYLCSAYLLCLDSSIEDFDKFAINELFEVASLESKSSPLILFVKDIEKSVVGSSAAYALLKTKLENLPENLVVIASHTQTDNRKENSHPGGLLFTKFGSNQTALLDFTFPDNFGRLNDRSKETPKTAKQLNRLFPNKVTIQIPQDETVLSDWKMQLDRDIETMKSQSNIVSIRSVISRVGLLCPDLETLSIKDQALTSESVEKIIGWALCYHLMHCSKVSLKESKLVISSESISYGLSVLLGLPNEDKSLKKSLKDVVTENEFEKRILSEVIPPGDIGVTFDDIGALENVKEILKELVMLPLQRPELFSKGQLTKPCKGILLFGPPGTGKTMLAKAVATEAGANFINISMSSITSKWFGEAEKYVKAVFTLASKISPSVIFVDEVDSMLGRRENSGEHEAMRKMKNEFMVNWDGLRTKDKERVLVLAATNRPFDLDEAVIRRLPRRLMVNLPDSRNREKILKVILAKEELDPKFDIEAVAKMTEGYSGSDLKNLCVMTAHRPIREILEKEKKEQALAQAENRPLPALRSSSDIRPLSMDDFKVAHDQVHASVSSESQNMIELLQWNDQYGEGGSRKKQSLSYFM, encoded by the exons ATGGTGGAAACGAGGCGGAGCTCTTCTTCTAAGCGCCATCTTTCACTTTCTTCTCCACCATCTTCTTTGCCTGTCGGGAAACGACCCaag TTGTCCGAGGCGTCTTCTTTATCTAAGGATGATTCGGTGTCTGCGGAGGAAGCGGTGGGTCCGGCGGCGGCGGGAAATGAATTTGCTAGAAATGATGGTGGATCGGATGAGCTTGCCGAAGGTGGCTGCCTAGAGAAATTAGAAGCTGTGGGGGCGGAGAAACCTCCGGAAGTGGTTGTTGAAA GTAATTCTTTGATTGATGTGGAGAAAGTAAATTCCATTGTGCCGGTAGAGAATGGGAGGAATAAAagtaaaatgaaatataatgcTGGAGTTGCATGGGGAAAACTTATTTCACAGTGCTCGCAG AATCCGCATGTTGTTATGCAGAGGCCTACTTTCACTGTTGGCCAAGGTAATCAATTTGACTTGCGGGTGCGTGATGCAGAAGTTAATAAATCCTGGTGTTGTCTGAAACAAATTGAGACAGag GGAGGGATATCACTTACTTTACTTGAAATTACTGGAAAGAGTGGTTCTGTCAAAGTCAACGGAAAAAATTATTCTAAGGATTCCACCATTTACCTCAATGGTGGTGATGAGGTGGTTTTTAGCTCGACTGGGGAGCATTCTTAT ATTTTTCAGCAACTTTCCAATGACACTAGTTCTGCTATTAGTCTGCTGCCTTCAGCAAGCATGCTAGAATCCCATGGCAAGCCAATAAAAGGATTACAAACCGAGGCAAGATCAGGAGATCCTTCTGCTGTGGCTGTTGCATCAACACTTGCATCACTGTCTAATTTTCGGGAAGAGCTTTCTCTTGTTCCTCCATTACATAACAGCGAAGGTGTACAACAAGATTATGAATCGCCAACATTGCCTTTTTCTTGTGGGGTGTCAGAGAATCGTTTGGAGGATACCGTAATGAAGGAGGATAATTGTTTAGAGGATACCGTAATGAAGGACACTTCTGACCGAGAATATGGTCCATTGCTATCAGTTCGTGAGAAGAAAAGTGTTCCATCTCCTGATGTTGTCAATGGAAGTTTAAATCGTGACACACGGAGTGGGGAGATTGATATTGAAAACAATGACTTTAGACCAATTATGCAGGTTCTCGCTGGTTCGACAGTTTCTAAGTATGACATAAGTAGCAGCATATCTAAAATCCTCGATGAGCATAGGAAATTTGTAGATCGACAGAAGGGTGCTCACCCTCCTATTTCAGTATCATCAAGGCGCCAAGCATTTAAAGATGGCTTACAACAAGGACTGCTTGATTGCAAAAATTGTGGCATTTCATTTGAAAACTTTCCATATTACCTAAG TGAAGCCACGAAGAATGCCCTCATTGGATCGGCATACGTACATTTGAAGTGTAGCGAATTTGCAAAATTTGCTGCAGATCTTCCGACAGTGTGTCCAAGAATTTTATTATCTGGTCCTGCAG GTTCTGAAATATATCAGGAAACCTTGATTAAGGCACTTGCTCAATATTTTGGTGCGAAGCTCCTAGTAGTTGATTCATTTATCCTGCCTGGG GTACCAACTACAGGGGTGACTGATTGTATAAAGGAAAGTTCAAAGCCTGAGAGAGCACGTGTATATGCTAGACGGACATCACTACGGCTAAAGAAACCAGCATCAAGTGTAGAGAGAGATAATACTGGTGGTTCTATCATAAGCTCCCAGACTCCACCTAAGCAAGCAGCATATACGGCTCCATCGAAAAACCATGTTTTCAAGAAAG GTGATCGGGTGAAATATGTGGGTTCGTTATTGTCAAGGTCTTCAGTGAG GGGTCCAATTTATGGTTACAGAGGCAAGGTTGTACTCCCCTCTAACGGAAGTACTTCAAAAATTGGGGTTCGATTCGATAAAACAATCCCAGATGGTACTAATCTTGGGGGTCTTTGTGAAGAAGATCACGGTTATCTTTGTTCCG CCTACCTATTATGCCTTGATAGCTCCATTGAGGATTTTGATAAGTTTGCCATAAATGAACTCTTCGAG GTCGCTTCTCTGGAAAGTAAAAGTTCTCCATTAATTTTGTTTGTAAAAGACATTGAAAAGTCTGTGGTGGGAAGTTCTGCAGCCTATGCATTGCTCAAAACTAAACTCGAAAATTTACCGGAAAATCTCGTGGTAATAGCTTCTCATACTCAGACAGACAACAGAAAGGAGAAT TCCCATCCTGGTGGATTGCTATTCACAAAATTTGGAAGCAACCAAACTGCGTTGCTCGACTTTACCTTTCCG gaTAATTTTGGTAGACTGAACGATAGAAGTAAAGAAACTCCAAAAACAGCGAAGCAGCTCAACCGTCTTTTCCCTAACAAAGTGACCATACAGATTCCTCAG GATGAAACAGTACTATCGGACTGGAAAATGCAGTTGGATCGAGACATTGAAACAATGAAATCACAGTCAAATATTGTTAGCATTCGCTCC GTTATAAGTCGAGTTGGTCTCCTATGCCCTGATTTGGAAACTTTGAGCATCAAAGACCAAGCTTTGACTAGTGAAA GTGTTGAGAAAATAATTGGCTGGGCTCTATGTTATCATTTGATGCATTGTTCTAAGGTTTCTCTCAAAGAGTCAAAACTTGTCATTTCAAGTGAgag TATCAGTTATGGGCTCAGCGTTCTGCTGGGTCTTCCAAATGAAGACAAGAGTTTGAAAAAATCTCTTAAG GATGTGGTTACTGAAAATGAATTTGAGAAGAGAATCCTCAGTGAAGTTATCCCACCTGGTGATATTGGTGTTACTTTTGATGACATCGGGGCGTTAGAAAATGTGAAAGAGATTTTGAAGGAATTGGTGATGTTGCCACTTCAAAGGCCAGAATTGTTCAGCAAAGGACAGTTGACAAAA CCATGCAAGGGAATATTGCTATTTGGACCACCTGGCACTGGTAAAACAATGCTAGCAAAAGCTGTTGCAACTGAAGCTGGTGCAAACTTCATCAACATATCAATGTCAAGCATCACGTCAAAA TGGTTTGGTGAAGCAGAGAAATATGTGAAAGCAGTCTTCACGTTAGCTAGCAAAATTTCCCCTAGCGTTATTTTTGTGGATGAG GTTGACAGCATGCTAGGCAGACGTGAAAATTCTGGAGAGCATGAAGCAATGCGCAAGATGAAGAACGAATTTATGGTGAACTGGGATGGTTTACGCACGAAGGACAAGGAACGAGTATTAGTGCTTGCCGCCACAAATAGACCTTTCGATCTTGACGAGGCTGTAATTAGGAGGCTCCCTCGGAG GCTGATGGTCAACTTGCCAGACTCTAGGAAccgagaaaaaattttaaaggtGATATTAGCCAAGGAAGAGTTGGATCCAAAATTTGATATCGAAGCAGTTGCTAAAATGACAGAAGGGTATTCGGGAAGTGATTTAAAG AATCTGTGTGTAATGACTGCACATCGCCCCATTAGAGAAATTTTGGAGAAGGAGAAGAAG GAGCAAGCCTTGGCTCAAGCAGAGAACAGGCCATTGCCAGCATTGCGTAGCAGCTCGGATATCCGTCCTCTGAGTATGGATGATTTTAAAGTTGCACATGATCAG GTACATGCAAGCGTTTCGTCTGAGTCA